Part of the Nothobranchius furzeri strain GRZ-AD chromosome 2, NfurGRZ-RIMD1, whole genome shotgun sequence genome, CATTTTAGGGTTTAACGTCTGGTTTGTTATTTTTAAATATCATAGGGTTAATTATTCTATAAAATGAGAAATAATGAGaaaaaaattgtttctcagtgaactcttTGCTCTTTAAATTTTAAATAACAGCCAATAAAGTTTGAACACATTTAATTTTTGCTTTTCCACctattttgtgtttttctttcaaaCTGTGTCCTTTAAAGAGAAAGTTTGCACGATTGGCTACATTTTTTCAGAAACTTTACCCACCTAGCCAGGCTCGGTACTGCTCCAAAGGCACAGAGggctcatcgtcatcatcatcttcttcattgtCGTCGTCATCATCCACATCATTATCAATGATCATCAGTGGGGAGGGAGGACGAGCCACGCCAGGATGGACGGTGAAGGTGGGAAcactgagagagagagaccgcagctagattacacacacacacacacacacacgcacgcacgcacgcacgcacacagagatCACCTTTTGGTACCCAGAGTCTGTCCTCCCAGTTTGATCTTCAGTCTGAGTTGAGGTGGAGCCCGAGGGATGGACACGGGCACGGGTATGGGCACTGGCTCTGGGGCCTCAGCAAAGCTGTGGTGTTTCTTCTTATgcttcttgtgttttttgtgtttccgCTTGTGAATGCTGTGCAGGCTGGAGCTACCTTCTCCTGCACAAGGAGGAATTATTTTGTTCGTTTTGCAGGAAATAAGCAAATatgagaaataaaaacaaaaataagtgtAACAATTAAATGATGTCTGTGATTGTGATGCTATGGTTAAATGACTGGTTAAATCTGATCCTAAATCAGGTGTGTCTTACAGGAAACCAGCAGTTTAACCACAAATGAACATACAAGTTAAATTTAATACGATTATTATTTCATACTCACCAAGAAATCTGGGGTGAATCATCATCACGTCCTTTCTTTTCCCCATTAAAATGGCTAAAAACAGGACTGCTTCACATGTCAACACAACTCCTCAGATTCATTCTGGTGTTTCCGATCACTCTACTATGCTAGTTTCGTATTAGTTCTTTAGTATTTAAGCTAAAGTTTAAAGTATCGTCTACCAAACAAAAATGTATCTGCACGAAAACATATCatcccaacaaaccagaatttaacattttagatACAAACAGCAGTTAAGCTAAGCTAACAACACGGACGATTAGTCTGCAGCACTACTTCCGGTTTTTTCCGGAACAGGTGTTATGCCAACATAATAGCACCCCGGGcaaccaaatcaaatcaaatcaaagctttatttaaaaaCGGTCATACGTGttcaaaatgaagaaaaaaatgtttaaatttttcaTAAAAGAAATTTAACCATGAATTGGTGTACACTATTTCAACGTTTACTTAATTAATTTGTGAAAGAAATCGTTCTAATAATCGTTATACAAGGGAGTGGCGTCTCACGGCACGGGGTACTATTTTCAGCACAACACCAAACCTGGTCAACTGCGCTATGTGGGTGCTGCTGCCTAACGGGCAAAACGGGAAGCACCCGGCAGCTGAAAGAAAGCGGTAAGGATTACCGACAGCCATTTTTACAGACTACAGTAATTTTGTTGGGCAAATTTTTGGTATTAGAAACGTGGCTGTTTTGTTATTTTTAGCTCGACTAATGTAGTTCTAGTGACAGACTCAGCTTCTGACCACTGCGGGGCTCTGTAGTTCGCGAATCCCCCGGGTTGTTACTACAGTTTTGTTTACGATTTATGCTTACTGTAATCTATGTTCACGTGTAAAACAAACCGCATGTTTCAATAGTGCGTTTATTCCATGATGGCCGAGCATCGTGCGGTTTAGTTGTCATTTAAGTCAATACTTTCTAGCATGAGCTGATTGTGATTGCCGCCCATGTGCAGACATACTAAAGGAACAGAATAATAATAGTAATGGTTAAAAACTTAAACATCCACATAATCCCACCTGTAGTTGAACTATTTTAACGTGTTGTATTTAACAGTGGCAAGTAAGAGGATTTAACTCCTTGATGCCTGACATAAAGCAATAAacaattttaaaaactgtttaCTAAACTCGACTTGTTGCGCAATGTTAATGAAACGCCCATACAATAAaaacatatattttatttttaaattatgtAATAACATAGCTAACAGTAATATAgaaaaataaaattggcccttgccACCTGTAGATCCTCAACCAGGAGGCAGTAGACATGAACAGAACAGAAATAACCATTAGTAATCCCAATACTCCATGAGGATGCTAATTTGCGTAAATAGTCCACAGGTTGTTAACGGTTGGAAAAAATATGTCGACATGATTGTGTTTTGAAAACTTTATGCTTTCTAATTTTTTCAGGAATTATGAATTACGCTCGGTTTCTGACAGCAGTCAGTGGAGCCAGAAAGCCCTCCCCAATCAGGATGCTGAGTGAGTATATCCTCCAAGTCCCCCAAACTGAAGCTTGATGAGTTTGTAACAACTGTGCGCACACCAATTGTGTAATCCTAGTTTAAGATtaatttgtaacattttaataattaaccaaaaataattataaaaatgaTAAATTACAAATTTGCAAACAGAGCAGAGTTTTAAAGATGGATTTTCACAGAATTGTCTAATTTGATCCATCAGTTCATGTGTGACGTTTTGCTAAAATTTGCCAAGCATGTCATCCATGGACAAATTCTGACCTCCAAGTGTTGCAACTGCTAAACTAAATAGAAAATTTAACTCCAGAATCTTCTAACTTTTCCTGATTTTTCTGTTTCCTGAGTGAAGCTGAGCTGCAGCAGCGCTCCCCTCCCTCCCTGATCTCCCTGGCGGGTGGAGCCCCGAATCCCAACACCTTCCCCTTCCAGTCGGCTTCCATCCAACTAAAGAATGGCCAAACACTCAACTTTGATGAGGTGGTGACTAAAAGGGCCCTGCAGTACTCTGCCTCTAATGGGTGAGAGAAAGTTTGTTCCTTTCTAAAATTAAAGAACCTAAATTCTTTTAATAAAATCAAAGACCCATCTGTttttaaaacatcaaagttgcgacTGAGCAAATCTTCACCTGTGTAGAATCCCCGAGCTGCTGACGTGGATGAAGAACCTGCAGAAGAACCTCCACAGCCCGCCGTCTGCAGACTACGCTCCTGAGAAGGGACAGATGGACATGTGTGTGACGACGGGGAGTCAGGAGGGACTCTGTAAGGTAACGTCACCGTATCGGCTCACTAATCCAGTTCTATGTTGGTTTGTGATAGAAGATTTGGATTTTAATACTGACATTTGCTTCCAATAGCAACTCTGCTCCTTTAGAGAGTGTcttgtttaattattttattgtgtttatttgCACAAAAACACAGTTTTTCTGGCATTTGTAATTCCACACAAAGCGTTGTGGACAGAATGTTAGCCAGTAAAATGAGCGACCCTGAAGTTATTTCTTTTAACACTAAGAAGCCACAACTTTCTTTTGTTTTACTCAGACATCAGGTGAAGAAGTCTAGATGCTaatattgagctaacaatgctaatggtgaattagaaataaatagttggctctaaaaatatctcaagctactttttcaatcaccGACAACTCAGTGAGATGTTTTTATCTACCAATCTGCTGACTAGGGctgggacgataatcaataaataaattaattgtaCAATAAATGAAAATGATGTCAATAATTCTTCCAGCCTCAATAGATTGTGGTTtagaaatgtacaactctattattatttattatcatcatagaagtgcagttttggttattgacactggataggccattgtattttttaatttggaGGGACAGGGACTATTTTATAGGTTTTGGTTTGATATTTTTAAacgtatttatttattaatttattcagAAGTTCGGGTTCTAATGTTAAATAAACGTGTACTTGTTGCATTTTGAAGGGTGTCCTTGCATTATTATATTAACATTACatgagtggttattttggtcttggTAATGTCGACAAAAATCatcaataatttgttggacaataaatcgtccagcaaaatttgttatcgGCCCAGGCCTACTGCTAACTGTCAATGACTCGTCTTAATTCGTAATCTAGAACCTCGATTGCTGATTCATAGCTGGCAACAGTTGCTCAGAgcagacttgtttgttttgatgcatgggctgcagtaccatcatttgaccacaggatgtcagtcttacTTCATGCCTCTTTAAAGGTGCagcatgtaagaatatagtgagaattttacagtgagaaaatcccaaaagagtcattttggaaggaagtttatactgaaacatatttcatatccagctggctgcagggattgttcgtgttctcctttcaaaacaaaggaaggaggaatgtaccatcagtgtgtgtgtgtgtgtgtgtgtaggggggggggggggtctcctgcgagctaatactgcagcgccgacaattgGTTGcattaaccaaattttaccacaggatgttatTTTTACTtcgtttctacataatgcacctttaaacaagCTAGATTTGACAAAGCAAAGTAGCAAACTTAtgtttgatttttgtttttgaaGGTGTTTGAGATGCTGGTGAATCCCGGGGACAATGTTCTTTTGGATGCGCCCACGTATTCAGGCACGCTTGCTGCTGTAAGTCCTTCAtcatgtctcacacacacacacacacgcgcatgcatgcacacacacttcacATGCCACTCTGACCCCTGTATCtgtctgtagctccagcctcttgggtGTAACATAATAAACGTTCCCAGCGATCAGCACGGCATCATCCCCACGGCTCTGAAAACGGTTCTGTCTCGTTGGGACCCATCAGAGGTCCACAAACCCGGCAGCAGCGTTCCCAGGATTCTCTACACCATTCCTAACGGGGGAAACCCCACCGGAGCCTCCATGACAGCCGAGAGGAAGAAGGACGTCTACGAGGTTAGGCAGGGTCCTAGATAACTGTATCACCTTTCTTTTGAATCATCAGACCTATTCTAAAACTACTCAGTTGCTCCACAGCTGGCCCGACTGTACGACATGCTCATCATCGAGGACGACCCCTACTACTTTCTGCAGTTTGATAAGGTATGAACGGTTTCTGTTAGATTGTAGGggtttaaaacacacaaaaaagtcCTGAAATGTCCTCTTCGCACGGCAGCCATGGGCTCCAACGTTCCTCTCTATGGACGTTGATGGGAGGATCATCAGGACGGACTCCTTCTCTAAGATCCTGTCATCAGGGTGAGCATCTGAAAAAGCTTCATTTCTGTGTctatatgtttgtttttttctctttatCTGAAATAAAGCCACCTGCTTTTAAATAATACACATATTTAAATGAATTGTCACCTAAATTATTTGTTATTTTGTCAGATACAATTATTTAtgcttactgtgtgtgtgtgtgtgtgtgtgtgtgtgtgtgtgtgtgtgtgtgtgtgtgtgtgtgtgtgtgtgtgtgtgtgtgtgtgttttcagcctGAGGATAGGCTTCGTGACCGGCCCAAAACCTCTAGTGGACCGGATCGTTCTGCACATCCAGGCCTCCACGATGCACACCAGCACTTTCACACAAGTAACTAAAGCTTCAGTTTTGGCTCCTGATTTTTAAATGGTGAAATCAAAGTTTTGCATCCCAGTGAGCTTGTGTCCCACTTTCCTATTCAGATTAAATTTTGATGCAAAACGTGCTAATTTAAAGATAGATAAATATGTATTTGCTCATCACAGTGATAACACAGCACCTTAAAGGGGTCTGTGGAGCAGAAAGTGGGCAGAAAcctgacagcagcagcagggagCAGCGTCGTCCCAGAATATTCATTTTTATCGTTCCAGGTTCTGTTGCCCacatctcagacttggaggtttaTAACCAGGATGTTGTGCTTCCTTTCAGCTCATGGTATCTCACTTGCTGCACGACTGGGAACAAGAGGGATTTCTCCAGCACATAGACAGGTACGATACTTCCTGCATGACTGGTTTGACTCATCTGGGAAAGAATAAGGTATTATGACGTCTGTAGTTAATTCGAGAGCAAACATCTCTGCTTCAGGTTTGTTTTCCTCCAACAGGGTGATAGAATTTTACAAAAGGCAGCGTGATGCTATGGTATGTTCTGCAGAAAAGTGGCTCAAAGGTTAGTAGACTCAAAAACACAGAACACACATTTTTACACTAACAggtgtttttgttttaataataTAGCTCACATGTTTTTCTTGTTTGTGCATGAGGAAAATTTGCAACTAACCTTTACATTTATGAAGACACCCTTTTTGCAACTTCTGTGTGTTTGAGAAACTTAAAAGTACTTCAGACAATTATTTATCAATTTTAAGATGAAAAAAGGACCACAGATGCACAAAAATTGTGTAATAAATTTCATGCAGTGCCTATTGTACATGAGATATTATCTGGTGCACATGAGATATTATCTGGTGCACATGAGATATTATCTGGTGCACATGAGATATTATCAAGTGTGCATGAGATATTATCAAGTGTGCATGAGATATTATCAAGTGTGCATGAGATAATGTCTAGTGCACACAAGATGCCGACTTTTTTCTTTTACCCACCACCCCTAGGGACTCTGTAGCATTCCTGTTCTTCAGTCAGTAGCTGACATGCATGAACGTACAACATTCCTGTTCAGACAACCCAGAAGAAACTACAGACAAATATCCAAAGCTGTTATAAAAGCCATCAACAGTCGATACCAGATGCTGCCACAGATGAAGTCCCTGCATTTGTTTATCCCGCTGAATCACTTCTGTTTGTTGAGGAAAAGTATAATGGGAAGCAGCCTGGTGGTGAAACGTGACACTCACTCATCCAAACTAATCCAAACTCTGGAGTGTGTTTTCACAGATCCACACCAGCGTTACAGGTCCAATCAGGAGCCTGCACTGAACACTTCTGATTTTTTTGGGTGAAAATTACAGTTTTTTTCATAGCTgtatcaattattattattattattattattattttccctTGGCTGAGCAAACACTGCCTCTACTTTTTCTCTCAGCTGGTGTTGGAGCTCTAATGAATTGCGCAAGATCCTGAGAGATTGCACATGATGTTGTTTTCCAGATTTGATCCAAATAGCCGTAACTGAAAAATGCTACGTACTAAGCTTTACTGAGTCATCAGAGCTAGTTTACTCCCATTAAGGTTTTTGATGATCTGTGATGTTTTGAGTACAAACTGACTTGTGTTGGTGTGTAGATCTGGCAGAGTGGCACCCTCCATCAGCGGGCATGTTCCTGTGGATGAAACTGAAGGGCGTAGCTGACACCCAGCAGCTCATCATGGAGAAAGCTTTGGAGAAAGAGGTAATAACAGCCACCTGCTGTCCTCCTGTAGCAGGTGGAGGTATTTCTGGGCCTACAGGGCAGAGGAAGGTTTTGTTTCTCTGCGTGTAGACAGCAGTGCTCACACTGCCAGTTTcccctcctacacacacacatacacacacacgaaaGTGTTTAAAACTGACTAGTTAGCTTTGTTTCACCACCAGTGGATGCAGTCAGGCTTTTCCAAAGTCTCTCATGAATCCTGAGAATTcaaacccccacacacacacacactcacaaagcaTATAAAGTCCTCTTTGTTTCATTAAACCAAAGAAACTCCAGTTCAGTCTGCTATAGTTGTGTAGACGCGTGTTTGTGTTGATTAAAGGTGCTGCT contains:
- the aadat gene encoding kynurenine/alpha-aminoadipate aminotransferase, mitochondrial; amino-acid sequence: MNYARFLTAVSGARKPSPIRMLTELQQRSPPSLISLAGGAPNPNTFPFQSASIQLKNGQTLNFDEVVTKRALQYSASNGIPELLTWMKNLQKNLHSPPSADYAPEKGQMDMCVTTGSQEGLCKVFEMLVNPGDNVLLDAPTYSGTLAALQPLGCNIINVPSDQHGIIPTALKTVLSRWDPSEVHKPGSSVPRILYTIPNGGNPTGASMTAERKKDVYELARLYDMLIIEDDPYYFLQFDKPWAPTFLSMDVDGRIIRTDSFSKILSSGLRIGFVTGPKPLVDRIVLHIQASTMHTSTFTQLMVSHLLHDWEQEGFLQHIDRVIEFYKRQRDAMVCSAEKWLKDLAEWHPPSAGMFLWMKLKGVADTQQLIMEKALEKEVLLVPGGVFMINSGEPCPYVRAAFSLSTPEQIDEAFRRLALLIREAL